In Hydrogenispora ethanolica, the following are encoded in one genomic region:
- a CDS encoding cell wall hydrolase yields the protein MKKAMLIIGATLLMLSSGAASVQAIAHHQIQGGESLYWIALRNRITVYELKQANGLKGDLIYPGERLLIPVQKSKVSPTAIDTRDLTLLARLITAEAGGEPFEGKVAVASVILNRIHDARFPDSITGNVFKPLQFESVSNGLIWAEPVADSYHAAQVALRGWDPTGGAKFFFNPAKLNGPSWVWTRTIVDRIGNHVFAI from the coding sequence ATGAAAAAAGCGATGCTCATCATCGGAGCAACGCTCCTCATGTTATCATCCGGCGCTGCTTCTGTTCAAGCGATAGCGCACCATCAGATCCAAGGCGGGGAATCCTTATATTGGATTGCCCTTAGAAACCGAATCACGGTCTATGAATTGAAACAGGCCAATGGACTCAAAGGCGACCTGATTTACCCCGGAGAGAGATTGCTCATTCCGGTGCAGAAATCGAAAGTTTCACCAACCGCAATTGACACTCGTGACCTGACCTTGTTGGCCAGACTCATTACAGCCGAGGCGGGTGGCGAGCCTTTTGAAGGAAAAGTCGCCGTGGCGTCAGTGATCCTGAATCGTATCCACGATGCCAGATTCCCGGACAGCATCACCGGAAATGTTTTTAAACCGCTACAGTTTGAATCAGTTTCCAATGGCCTGATCTGGGCTGAGCCGGTCGCCGATTCGTATCATGCGGCCCAAGTGGCACTGCGTGGCTGGGACCCGACGGGCGGAGCGAAGTTTTTCTTTAATCCGGCCAAACTGAATGGTCCTTCATGGGTTTGGACCCGGACCATCGTCGATCGCATCGGGAATCATGTTTTTGCAATCTAG